The following nucleotide sequence is from Zea mays cultivar B73 chromosome 1, Zm-B73-REFERENCE-NAM-5.0, whole genome shotgun sequence.
TTTTGTTTTTTTGTTTATTAAAACTTTGCGGCAAATCTCTTACCATTCCTTCTAAATGAAAAGGCAAACTAAATGTTATTCTTATTCTTGGATTACACTAAGATCATCCTGAAATACTTGTGTACAGGTTGTGTCATGGACAGAAGGAAACTGCTGTTGGTCCCTGCGATTAGTATGGCCATTGCCTCCTTTCAGTACACTTTTGTCAAGGGAATAGCAAAAGCTGAATTTGCTGATAGTGAGTCTTTTTTAGTTTCTTCTAATATTGACTTGTTCTCCTCAGTTGTCCACATATACTTGAACCATTCAGGCTGTGTGCACCTAAGTTCTGAACTTTCTTATTGACATAAAGATGAATCTTGCATGTTGACGATTAATCCATACACACTTCATCAAAGAACTGTGTGCTGAAACCTCTTAGAGGAGCATATTTGCTACATATTTTTACGTAAGGATGTGCTGTGCTTGTCCTGTGGTCTTCTGGTGAAGTTTGCTAAAAAAAGATGCTCAATGTAATTTGCCTATTATCCTATCTTGGAATGCAGAGGAAGCTATGTAGTCTGCTAATAATCACAGTGTGGAAGAGAACCTTATGATAGTCTAAGATGAAGTTAAACTAACTGTGAATCAGTTATACCTTTTTTATGACATCTCTCATGGACACGATCCAGTTAATACCTGTTGACAAATTTTGTTTGTAACACATATGGCTAAGCATATTTCTAAGCATTTACGCTACAACTTTACTGTCATTACTTCACATTCAGGGTTACATAGCATCTCTAGTATGCCACTAGCTATATGTAAAGGAGGTCTGTTTGCCGTCGCTGGTGCCATAGCTATGGGTGAGAATGGGctttaaattttacactataagatttaagcggatcggattaggatcggaccctatttctattcatttctgaactaaaatttatttagggtcCTACCATTTAgtgaagaagcatttggatcatgatccattaccacccctagccaTAGATAATAGGCCTTTGGAAGTTTTGACTCCATCCTATGAGGGCTTGACTGGTTCTATGACTTCCAGGCTTACTCGTAGTGCACCTGGAAGTTAAAGGTATTGAACTTTTTTGGGTATAATTGGGGCTATCGTTGTCCCAGAAACTTGGAAGTTGGGCACACTTCTTGCTTTGCAGGGATCTGGGAGTATTCCTCTTTTACCTTAAATGGCCAGTTCCtgtaaaacacacacacacacacatgttTCCAAAATACATTGTCAGTTGTTAGATTCCCGGGCTGCAAGGATGTGGGTACATGTAAACTGTCTTCCAACAGTATCTTTGTATGTCAAAAACATGTTGTAGCATGAGGCAGAATGATATGATATACTGTACATATAGCCAATTTCCTAAGCATTACTAACTGAAGCTTGTTCATATAACCATCTATTGTTCACGCCAGAAAGCAAACAAGCAATCTAAAGAATTGGTAACCAGATCTTACCTGGTCATTGAAATTTCAGTGCCTGCACTTCGCGGTAAAGATTATGGAAAGACAAAAATGCGGTATCCAGATTACACTGAAACGGAATCAGGCCTCCAGTACAAGGTGCCTTTGTCACCAATCATTGATTTCTAGTTTTCTGTATGATGATCAAATGACCAAACGTTACAGGATTATTTTCATGGCAAAATACAGGACTTGCGGGTTGGTGATGGCCCTTCTCCAAAAAAAGGGGAGACTGTTGTTGTGAGTTACAACCATTACATATGAATGTAAATGTAGCTTAATTTGTATTTGTACATGTACATGTACATGCATCCTCTATAATCTTCGTTGATATTTGTAACGTTTTGCCAAGTGTCAACCCTGATGAGGGTTTGAATTTCTTTAAACTTCAAGGTTGATTGGGATGGCTATACAATTGGGTACTATGGTCGTATCTTTGAAGCTCGAAACAAGACCAAAGGAGGTTCATTTGAGGTATCAGTTGCCACTGTACTTCTCTGAGGATGAGTATTTAGCATTCATATGAGTTTGAAAAATCATATGATTAAGTGAACTAACTAGGACTGTCAGAAGAAGTGTGTTATAGATATTTGTTTAAATATGAATGGACATGATTTTTTTGCATTAGATCACATCACATGAATCCTTCTGTTTATCAGTCATAGTTCACAAGTATGTGTGTCACACTGTCTTGATTCTAATTATTTTTCAGATGGTGCTTGCATGCATTTAAATCACTGTGAGGTGGGCACACATATCAATGCTCTGTGAACAAATAGTGTAGGGAAACAGGTGCATGCATGCACCTTTTCTTTTCGTCTGAATTACATCTTCAAATCGACTGATGCATCATTCTGAAATTATAAATTGCAGGGTGGTGACAAAGACTTCTTCAAGTTCAAAGTTGGATCAGGACAGGTGATTTTCTAGTTTATGAAGTACTCCTTTTGTTCTGAATTATAAGTCGTTTTGTGAAAGGGgctctagcgtaatggttaaggttTCCGAGTAGCATCTCCAGGTCCCGGGTTCGATCCCCCTCGGGACGAATTTCAGGCTTGGTCGCTCTCGAGGATTGATATCCTGCGCGCCACCCTCCGGCAGAGTGGACAGTTGATTggcccgttagtgatgggggCCAGGGCTCGGGAGTTTTCTTGGCCGGGACTATGTTTCAGtattttcttaatataataccgggagggtggtctttccctccccggtcGAGGTTTTGAATTGTAAGTCGTTTTGGATTTTCTAGATACACAACTTTTATTATGCAGATATATACTATGATATGTCTAGATACATAGCAAAACTATGTACCTAAAAGAGTCAAACTGGCTTATAATTTGGAATAGAGCGAGTACTGATCTCCACGAGTACTTGTTTATGTCCTGCTGCCCAGTGTTTTTCCATGTCCTACACCATGCTATGGGACTGATACCTGTTCTTTTTTACAATATTGGCAACAAAAAAAAAACATTTTGTATGACACTTAACAAACTGACAGTTGGCGTTTTGCAGCTTCTAGAGCTCCCTCCGTAGAAAATGCTAAGTCTGTACCTTTCTCACAAATAGCAGTTTCGTGTAATGTAGGTCATACCAGCTTTTGAGGAGGCTATATCAGGCATGGCCCCAGGAGGTGTTAGGAGGTAAAGTATCTTCTAATTTTTATGAGACAACTCTGTAAATAAGATCCTCTTTACTATTGCAACATCCAAATGTACTATTGACGAGCTCATACACTTCAGGATCATTGTACCACCGGATCTTGGATACCCAGATAATGACTACAACAAGTTGGGTCCAAAACCAACGACATTCTCGGTAAACATGTACAAATTTTTCAGGTTATCCTTGTCCGTTGTTAATGACTAAACCACATTGAGTATTTGTCATTTGTCTTCCAGGGACAAAGAGCTCTTGATTTTGTTCTACGTAATCAAGGCTTAATAGATAAAACTCTCCTGTTTGACATCGAGCTTCTCAAGATAATTCCAAATCAGTAGTGTGTGAGCTTCCTTTCTCACTCTTCCTTGCTTATTTATTAGAACATGGTTCTATCAGCACTACTTTGTTTTGTTTCTAGTTCAGTGACGTCACGAAAATTAAATTTTGCAGGAGATTCTAATGATTACCTTTGAAGAAAAAAGCTCATGTTATTCAGGTCCGTCGAAGATCAGCAGTAAATGTATGCAATTGAATATGAAAATATTTTTTTAGGCATACGCACAtacaacatgatgtgaacacatcTACCTACATCTCCATTAACTACGCCTCTTTTAAAAGATGCCATTGTGTGCATCTGCGGTTTCTACAGAAGCTCTATTAGATACGTCTGTGATCATACCTCGACTGCTGAGCAAATAGAGAATGACCAAATGGCGAATTGTTGAAATGAAGGCATTCTAGTTGGAAATGTTGTAAATACCCCAAATATTGCCTGTCTGTCGTAATAGTTCATTTGGGACGTCTGGGGGGTGCATGGTTTCTTTTGGTGATTGGTCGCCCCAGACAAATCAGAACTCTCTACTTTACCAGAAGGTACCATCCAAACAGGATTTCAATCCAGTTTTAGTGAATGTTCAATATGTTTTAGTAAATAATGTAAAAACGGCTTTTTATTGCTCCAAATATGTAATTCAGGTTTCTAATTTTAAATCCCATTTAAGAAATATTTTGCGAAAACACGGATGGTTGCCAGATTTACTAGGGTAATTAGCAACGTACTACTATTTAGTGAGAATAACGAGGCGCGTGGATGATCGGAGGAGCTGAGAAATAACATAGAGTTTTTGCTTCTGGCTTTAGAGCATGTTCAAGAGTATTTCTGGAATTCTCTCGAAATCATCATTTGGTAAGTTATTTTAGTGAAAGAATGTTCTCTACTCTTTCTATCcccaaattaaaatttgttttagTAATTAATAGATTTCATACAATATAATACTTAATGCTTAATGTATGtatctctacaactattaagacTCAAGTGTAGACCGCCCCCGCCTCCATACGCCTGCACACCCGCAATCCAGCCACCGCCGCGATCCGCCCGCCCGTGCATGCCGCAACCGCGCGATCCGCCCGCCCGCCGCAAAACCGTCGCGATCTCGCGGCCCGCCCGTCCGCCATCCAGCCACCCCGCCGCGACCGCTCCGTGCATGCCTCCACTGTCGCGATCCGCAAAACCGCCGCGATGTGACCGGCGAGATCTGCCCGCCCGCCCACCAGCCGTGACCGGCGAGATCCGCCCGCCTGCCCACCGCAAACCCCGCGCGCGACCGCTCCGCAACCGCCGCTCCCGCCCACGgctcctcttcctcctcatcctcgacGTCGCCGTAGCAGCACCCCGCGCCCGGCTCCGTTCGTCGGCGAACCCTCTTTCCCCGCCCCACCGCAGTCCCGGCCAAGAGATCCGGCCGACCCCGGTGAGCTCTCTCGCCGCGCGCACACCTCGCCGAGTGTAACCGCTTTCCTCGTATGGCCGACGTCGCGGCGCACTACGACGACCTGGAGGTCGCTGCCGGCTCCATCGAGGCCGGCTTCGTGCCCTTCCCCCGCTACGGCGGCTGTGGCCTAGGGTACGGGCTCACGCTCTGCAGGAAGTGGCACACGCCCTAATGGTTTGATCCTACGGCGTGCTATCCCCAATTCGTTGGTTTCTCTACTCTGGGTCTGATATCGGGGTTTGCTACGGTGGTAATTGCATGGACACAGTAAGGGAGGAGGTATGGCCAATGGCTACACcacagcagcggcggcggcagccgtCAGCTCCACAACAGCAACAGCAGAATGGTCGTATTGATCTCAGGGATCTCAAGGCTCAGATGTTGAAGCGGCTTGGTCTGGATCACTCGCGGAGATATTTGGCTACTTGAATGGCTACTTATCGGAGAGGCTCAGCAGGCAAGACTTTGAAAAGCTGTGCTTGCAGACCCTGGGGCAGGAGAACCTCCAGCTGCACAACCGGCTAATCCGTGCAATTCTCTACAATGCCTACCAGGGAAAGTGCCCGCCTCCTCCATTGGATGCAGGCATAGGATTGTGGAATTTATTTTTTTCATCTGGAATTTGAGTATGCCAAAGGAGAAGATGCTTTTCAAAACCTCTAAGTTAGTTGCTAGCTTTTGATTACATATATTTCCACAACCTTTTACACTGTGATTAGCAGCTCTTTTTACCTAAATATTCACTGCACCTTTCTGTCCACTCTCAAGTGTTTCCCCTCTTAATTAATTGCTACATGATGTGTGTATAGTGTATACACAGCCACACAGGTTTAATTGAGCATACACAGGCCTCCTAAAATGGTCCTCTTTTGGGATGTTGCTGGTTGCACAAAGAGTTAACAGGAAAAGAAATGGATGTTTGCAAGAAGGTAATAGTGAAGAAGCTAGGAAGTAGAGCGACCGACATAAACTGCATATTCATATATTTTCATTTTTAATCATTTTCTTGATTTCAGTTTACAGTAGAGGTTTTAAACAGAGAAAAAATATATCACAGCATAAGGATGCCTATAACCCAAGTTGGTCCGTAGCCCGGTTGTATGTCGGTAGCGACTCTAAAGCCTTGTCATATTGTAGTATAATTTAATTTGTATCAGTTTAGTTCTAGAAGATAATATATTGGGTGTTTGTTTTATTTTAGACCATTTGATGGGTCATGCCATCGATGGGATAATAGCTGCTAAGTTTTTTTTGTTTGTCTTGTTCTAGAAATGTTGACTGAGTTGGCAAGAAGGGAGAAGGCAACCAACATCAAGCCAGATCATGATATTGATGTCTATATGAAGGTGAGGCTGTTACAGGTAACAAGAGCATTCTGTGCTTCAAAAAATCTATCTATGCGAGTATAAAACAGGAAGGATCGGGACTTAATGTGGATAGTCATATATATCACCTCCTACCTTTTTTTGCAACTTGGTAACAATTATTTATTTAACTATAAACTTATATAGGCCTCAGCTATGGGTGAGCAACAATCCAATATTGTTACAGACTACACATTGAAGTTATAGTCTGCTAGCTGGGGATCTAGCTGTAAGATAACAAATATGACTTCTGTTATCACTAAATTGGGATCTCATGTCTGCTGCTTCCTTATATATACCTGCAGATATTAGACTTGGAGGTATGTGCTAATACGCTGGTAGGGAAGGAGATGATGAGGGGTATTTCTGATGGTCAACGAAAGCATGTCACAATAGGTACCAGTAATGatcaaaatacaaacccatgacatCTATCCAGATTCTCATATGACTTATCTATCTAGCTAACAGTCTTCTTCATTCTCAACTGGGATTACTATGGGCTTTGCTGGTCATTTAGCCGCTGGTCTTGGTTGCTTTAGGTCTATTTTATTGTGAAAATTTTTAAATTGTCTCTTTATCAACAAGAGACATTGTCATCAGGATGCTAAAACCACAAATTGTATATACCATATATTATACTTGTCAAATCAGTTGCTAAAGTTGTTTTCTAAACTTATGGAAGCAATTTCATTAATATGGACACACCTCTTTACTGTCTGAAGATCCTATATATGGTGGCTATGAAGGTAATATTACACGAAACATTCTTTGTCGCACAATGCAGGGAAGAGTTAATGTGATGAAAAATAGCAGCAGCAAAAGAAAGTGAAGGGAAAACAAAACATCGATCTCTACTTAGTTTTGTGTGAGACACAATTCACGGTTAGTAGGACATTCAATCAACTAGAGTTTGCCGCTATTTGTGACTAGAGTTCGACTTGTGACTCCATGAAAAGCCCGAACTTCGAGTACGTAGACAATGGGGGTTGCTCGATGCTGGCTTCGTTGCAGCGATGGACGGATGAACATCTGCATACATCAAAGGACAGAGACGTTGAAGGTCTGCTGAGATTCAGATTTCCATTTTAAGTATGTTTTTGTcaattttcttgttgattcagtcGCGTGTGGCCTGTTTTCTTTTGCAGAAAATAAGTGGGAGAAAAATGGCTCTGCCCTAATGGAAATTGACAGCATCTGTGAAGTTGACAGCAACTTCGAGGATCCACAGTTGTGCGTCGCTATGGCTTCTGACATCTACATGCATCTACGAGAAGCTGAGGTAACACATTCTTTCCTAAACCCTGGTGCCAAAATGGTTTCCCTCAAGCACTGAACATAAGAAATCTTGGCTTGACTACAAAATATCTACATTGATGCCACTTAATAAGCTAGGTTGTAGTGTACTTACAACTTACTTTAAGCGTGTTTGGTCATTTTATAACTGCAACTTACCAGTGTGGGAACACTTCCTGATTgtgttttttttttgaaaaaaagaaCATTTTCTGATTTTTTTATGTGAAGTTTCATTGTTGGTGCATTAATGAAGCTCGATTTGATCAAATTCTTTTCGAAGGAAAATTGAGCTACACTTCATCTGTACATACGTTGAAGCATCTTAGCAAGCTCTGCTTCTTCCTTGTTTGTCACTAATAGTGTGCTTTGCTTTCTAGCAGATGAAGAAAAGACCATCGACTGATTTCACGGAGATGATTCAAAAGGATGTCAACCCTAGCATGAGGGCAATTTTGATAGACTGGCTCGTGAAAGTAAGCTTTTcctgctaagcataagaaaagccTAGAGAATAATCTTGTCAACTTATATTCATGATAGGTTTTCCTCGTGCAGGTTGCTGAAGAATATCGTCTGGCTCCTAATACCTTGTACCTGACAATCAACTACATCGACCGTTATCTTTCTGGCAACAAGATCAACCGCCAAAGGCTGCAATTACTTGGTGTTGCTTGCATGCTTATAGCGGCGTAAGATTTTTTGTCTCCTCCCCTTTATTTCTTTCAGTTATCATTAGGTTGTTGGCATGCTTGATTTTGACGTCTTGAAAACTTCAAATCCATAAAATACGAGGAGATATGTGCACCCGAGGTAGAAGAATTCTGCTACATAACAGACAATACATACTTCAAAGACGAGGTTTGTTTTGTGTGTGTGTTTAAAAAAAGATACAGCAGACATTATCTGATATTCTCTTGTTTGTCACTCACTGTCACTAATAAATAACCTGTACATTCAAAGGTTCTAGAAATGGAAGCTTTTTTTGCTGAACTACTTGAAGTTTGAAATGACAGCGCCTACGACAAAGTGTTTCTTGAGGTGCTTTTCTGTTCTGTCACCATACTCTGGACTTGTACCATGCATTTTACCAATTTCTATGTGTCGTCTCTGTTtgcaggagagggagagagggcggAGAAAGCATAGGATTCGAGGTTGTCACGCTCGACGGTAGAACTGGACCCCTTTCCTCACGTAAGGTTTCCAGGTTGCTATTATGCATTTATGCTTGTTCTAAATTCTGATATTAATAAGGTAATTGTTGGTATTTGTTTATCACCGTGTATTTGGGTATTTGGAATTTTGAAATGCGTCCCTACCTTGGAAATTATCTGATACTGGAGATTGTCAGAAGTCTATATTATATCTAACAGCAGCACGAACACACTTCACTGAAATGTCCACTTCTTAAGTCCATCTTGCACAATAAGATTCACAATATATGTAGTGCATCTCATATGATGGTACTTTCCTACAAGTATGGTACCTTTACTATTATTTAGTTGTTTCTTCAGATATGATAAACCACTGTTACTATTTTTTCCCACAACTTATTTTCTTCATATCTGACTCGGATTATTTTCTTCATATCTGACTCGGATAACTTACTATCCTACACTTTAACTCCTTCTGTGTTCCTACTCAACAAGTAGGGCCTTGTTTTGATGGAGAAGTAATGAAGTCCTGCTGCTTGAGAACAGGCAAGTCTGTGGGTTTTTGAAGAACAGTAGCCTGCCGAGCATTCATTATTCTTTGGTTGAGTCAGCGGAAGCTGTTTATTTTTTTGTCAAATAATTAAGTATTACTCTTGGACCTTGGGTATACCATCTGGTGATTGGTTTGCTGGTGAATTTTGGTCTCTTGGACTGCTGTTGGTCATGATGTTCGAATTGTTAACTATTTCAATTATAGGTTTAATCAGTCTTACCTTTCCTATATTCTCTTGGAACATGGAGCAACAAATCAGAGCTCCAACTCTTTTATTTTAAAAAAACGAGGCACTATACTTGTCCTGTGATCCTAACTGTCAAATTGGCATGTATTTTGTGGAATGTAGATGAGCGACAAAATGAACCCCAGTGACTTGGTGAAGCTGATTGAGATTCTGGACCCTTCAAACAAACCTGGAAGGATCACCATAATTACAAGGATGGGGGAAGAGAACATGAGAGTGAAGTTGCCTCATCTCATCCGTGTTGTTCGCAATGCTGGATTGATTATCACATGGATTACTGATCCTATGCGTGGAAACACCAGCAAGGCCCCTTGTGGCCTGAAGATTCGTCCATTCGACTCAATTCTGGCGAGTGACCTTCCACCGGGAATTTCTTGTTCCTATTATGATCAATTTGAATGAACCTCAGTTTTCGTTTGGGCATTCATATGGCTGTATTAGGAATATGGAATGATACCTGAAGTTCCCATCTCTTCTTTTGCTCTATGTTTCTACTTTGTAAGGCTATAAGCTTGTAGAGCTTAAGGGCATATTTCATACTTCTGGAATATTGTATCTGCTTATGATTTAATAGAAGTAGGATCACTAGGCTACTTATCCTCAATAGGTCAATAATGTTCTTGGCTGGGCTGGGGGGTAAACGACCATGTTCAAATTGTTAATTCATTTTTAAGGCAGCATACTTTGGGTCTGCATTTTAGGTGCTGCTATTAATGAGTTTTGACCCTAAGTTCTGATAGAAGCCATTTGCTGATGTATTCTCAGCTTCATGAATGGATGTTAAAATACCACTCTAAGGGCAATGCTTTGATCAATGATTTGGTTGACACATTGGATCTGTATAGTTCTATGTTTGCTCGTTTACTCTAGACATGTATTTCTACTGGAGTGTTTACACTTGATCTAGGAACATTCCATTCTGGCCTTCCAACTAATACCTTACCATTGCTCTAATCGCGAACTCCATATCTAATAGGCTGAAGTGCGTGCATTCTTCGACGTGCATGATCAAGAAGGAAGTCACCCAGGAGGCATCCACCTTGAAATGACTGGGCAGAACGTGACCGAGTGCATTGGTGGATCAAGGACTGTGACCTTTGATGACCTGAGCGACCGCTACCACACCCACTGTGACCCAAGGCTGAACGCCTCCCAGTCCCTGGAGCTTGCCTTCATCATTGCAGAGAGGCTCAGGAAGAGGAGGATGCGGTCGGGGCTCTACAACAGCCTGCCTCTGCCACCACTGGCTTTCTAAGTAGCCGAAGCTGAACAGAGAAGGTAGAGGGATAGTTGCGGCGACTCAAAAGATTACGCctatttatttgttgatgcttgGTGTGGAGGCCTGGTGGGTGCTCTTGGCACAAGTTACATGCTGGAGAACAAAGGACGCGGGACACGGTGTCTGTGACTACTAACCAGTTGACAAGCATAGAGCAGCCGTCGTCTTCGTGCAAGACGAGGAGGCCGGAGTCGTCGAGGACGAGCAACGTGGAGGCCCAGACTCAACACCAGTGCCTGGACTAAAATGAGAGGTGCTTAATCTCAACGGTAAAGATTTTGTTGTGCTAGAATATTTTTTTGGTTCGTCATGTGGATTAAAATTTGACGTTTTCTATCACATTTTTTAAGACAAAATGTTCATATTTGCCGCTATGTCATCCTCTTTATACTTCATTTTTTGCTGCAGCTCTCGTTCCAGATGTGGACGAATCAGATGCAAGATATGTTGAACTCAAAAAAAGG
It contains:
- the LOC100272703 gene encoding putative FKBP-like peptidyl-prolyl cis-trans isomerase family protein isoform X1, with amino-acid sequence MMLLAKLGAPSVPGKRRVEEDAISCRIETYHGCVMDRRKLLLVPAISMAIASFQYTFVKGIAKAEFADMPALRGKDYGKTKMRYPDYTETESGLQYKDYFHGKIQDLRVGDGPSPKKGETVVVDWDGYTIGYYGRIFEARNKTKGGSFEGGDKDFFKFKVGSGQVIPAFEEAISGMAPGGVRRIIVPPDLGYPDNDYNKLGPKPTTFSGQRALDFVLRNQGLIDKTLLFDIELLKIIPNQ
- the LOC100272703 gene encoding putative FKBP-like peptidyl-prolyl cis-trans isomerase family protein isoform X3; the protein is MMLLAKLGAPSVPGKRRVEEDAISCRIETYHGCVMDRRKLLLVPAISMAIASFQYTFVKGIAKAEFADMPALRGKDYGKTKMRYPDYTETESGLQYKDLRVGDGPSPKKGETVVVDWDGYTIGYYGRIFEARNKTKGGSFEGGDKDFFKFKVGSGQVIPAFEEAISGMAPGGVRRIIVPPDLGYPDNDYNKLGPKPTTFSGQRALDFVLRNQGLIDKTLLFDIELLKIIPNQ
- the LOC100272703 gene encoding putative FKBP-like peptidyl-prolyl cis-trans isomerase family protein isoform X6 gives rise to the protein MMLLAKLGAPSVPGCVMDRRKLLLVPAISMAIASFQYTFVKGIAKAEFADMPALRGKDYGKTKMRYPDYTETESGLQYKDLRVGDGPSPKKGETVVVDWDGYTIGYYGRIFEARNKTKGGSFEGGDKDFFKFKVGSGQVIPAFEEAISGMAPGGVRRIIVPPDLGYPDNDYNKLGPKPTTFSGQRALDFVLRNQGLIDKTLLFDIELLKIIPNQ
- the LOC100272703 gene encoding putative FKBP-like peptidyl-prolyl cis-trans isomerase family protein isoform X2, translated to MMLLAKLGAPSVPGKRRVEEDAISCRIETYHGCVMDRRKLLLVPAISMAIASFQYTFVKGIAKAEFADMPALRGKDYGKTKMRYPDYTETESGLQYKDLRVGDGPSPKKGETVVVDWDGYTIGYYGRIFEARNKTKGGSFEGGDKDFFKFKVGSGQVIPAFEEAISGMAPGGVRRIIVPPDLGYPDNDYNKLGPKPTTFSGQRALDFVLRNQGLIDKTLLFDIELLKIIPNQ
- the LOC100272703 gene encoding putative FKBP-like peptidyl-prolyl cis-trans isomerase family protein isoform X4, translating into MMLLAKLGAPSVPGCVMDRRKLLLVPAISMAIASFQYTFVKGIAKAEFADMPALRGKDYGKTKMRYPDYTETESGLQYKDYFHGKIQDLRVGDGPSPKKGETVVVDWDGYTIGYYGRIFEARNKTKGGSFEGGDKDFFKFKVGSGQVIPAFEEAISGMAPGGVRRIIVPPDLGYPDNDYNKLGPKPTTFSGQRALDFVLRNQGLIDKTLLFDIELLKIIPNQ
- the LOC100272703 gene encoding putative FKBP-like peptidyl-prolyl cis-trans isomerase family protein isoform X5, which produces MMLLAKLGAPSVPGCVMDRRKLLLVPAISMAIASFQYTFVKGIAKAEFADMPALRGKDYGKTKMRYPDYTETESGLQYKDLRVGDGPSPKKGETVVVDWDGYTIGYYGRIFEARNKTKGGSFEGGDKDFFKFKVGSGQVIPAFEEAISGMAPGGVRRIIVPPDLGYPDNDYNKLGPKPTTFSGQRALDFVLRNQGLIDKTLLFDIELLKIIPNQ
- the LOC100272703 gene encoding putative FKBP-like peptidyl-prolyl cis-trans isomerase family protein isoform X7, encoding MDRRKLLLVPAISMAIASFQYTFVKGIAKAEFADMPALRGKDYGKTKMRYPDYTETESGLQYKDLRVGDGPSPKKGETVVVDWDGYTIGYYGRIFEARNKTKGGSFEGGDKDFFKFKVGSGQVIPAFEEAISGMAPGGVRRIIVPPDLGYPDNDYNKLGPKPTTFSGQRALDFVLRNQGLIDKTLLFDIELLKIIPNQ
- the LOC103645273 gene encoding phospho-2-dehydro-3-deoxyheptonate aldolase 2, chloroplastic-like; its protein translation is MSDKMNPSDLVKLIEILDPSNKPGRITIITRMGEENMRVKLPHLIRVVRNAGLIITWITDPMRGNTSKAPCGLKIRPFDSILAEVRAFFDVHDQEGSHPGGIHLEMTGQNVTECIGGSRTVTFDDLSDRYHTHCDPRLNASQSLELAFIIAERLRKRRMRSGLYNSLPLPPLAF